The Pseudomonadota bacterium genome includes the window CTCGATACGGCAGCGCTGGAAGACGCGCTTGCCGGATCGACGACCATGGGCGTCAACAGCTATGGCAACCCCTATACGGTCCACATCCTCGCGGACGGCACGACGACCGGCGTTGCCGGGCACAACGACGAGTTCATGGATTCCGGCACTTGGTGGATCGAAGACGATATGTACTGTCGGCGCTGGAACACGTGGCTGGATAGCGCAACAGGTTGTTTCCATGTCGTGATCGAAGGCGATAAAGTCCGCTGGCTTAACGCCGATGGTAGTTTGGCGCGCGAAGAAGACTACATCGCGCCCGAGTGATCGATTCGGTTCCCTTAATCAGGATTTTGCCTCCGGGGCATTCTCGAGGTTAGACATTGGCAGATTTATCCTCGAACGTCCCGGGCACCGAGCCAGGCGGCCAAGGCGGCGTCACGATCCTGTATGTCATCGCCGCCATGTGCGCGATGAGTGGCCTTCTCTACGGCTACAATCTCGGCGTCATTGCCGGTGCGATCCTGTTTGTTGTCGACCGGTTCGATCTGACCGACACCTGGGAAGATGCGACGGTCAGCGCATCGCTGCTGGGCGCCATGATTGGCGCCGTCGTCGGCGGCAAGCTGGCGGACAAGTTCGGACGCCGGCGCATCGTCATCCTGGGTGCGGCGATCGGTCTTGCCGGCGCTCTGACATCGGCCCTGGCGCCGACCTTCGAGATCCTTTTCGCCGGCCGCCTGATCGCCGGCCTATCGATCGGCACGTTAACCTGTGTGACGCCGCTGTTCGTTGCCGAGCTCTCGCCGAGCCATCTGCGCGGGCGCCTGGGAACGTTGTTCTCGGTCGCGCTGACGGCCGGTCTGCTGACCTCCTTCTTCTCGGACTTCGCATTTCGGGCAAGCGATCATGGCTGGCGCTGGATGTTCGCCATGGGTGTCGCGCCAGCCGTGCTATTGATCGCCGCGACACTGGCCTTACCCGAAAGCCCGCGATGGCTGGTCGTGCGCGACCGCATCGACAAGGCACGCGATGTCCTGCGCAGAATCTCCGGCACCCAGAAAGTCGATCACGACATTGCCGAGATCAAAGACGGTTTAAGCGCGCAAACCGGCCGATGGTCGGACTTGATCCTGCCAGTGTTCAGATTGGCATTGATCGCCGGCATGGGGCTTGCGGTTATCCGACATGCCACCGGCGTTGCGATTGCCACGTTCTGGGCCCCCGAATTGTTCGGTCTTGCCGGGTTCAGTGATCGATCGGTCGAACTGATGGGTACCGTCGGCGTCGGCGCCGTCTACTTCGTCTTCGGTCTTGTCGGCCTCTCGCTGGTCGACCGTCTGGGACGCCGGCCTCTGATGTTGTGGGGGCTGACCGGCATGGGATTGATGCTCTTCACCCTGGCGGCGGTCTTTTTGTCGCCTCAACTCGGCGGTGTCGCCAGCTGGATCGCCGTCATCGCCTTCCTGCTGTTCGTCGCGACGTTCACGGCGGGGCCCGGCGTCGTCGTCTTCCTGCTGATCTCCGAACTCCTGCCGCTGCAGATCCGCGCGCTGGGCACAGGGTTGGCCAATCTGGTCCTGTGGGGCACGTATCTTGTCTCCACGCTATCGTTTCCCATCCTCATCGACCTTGTCGGGGACCCCGGGACATTCGCGACCTATGGTCTGTTGGTCGTCGCGTCATGGATATTTGTCTATAAGCTGATCCCCGAGACCAAAGGCCGAAGCCTGGAAGACATCGAGTCCCACTGGCGGGCGCCAAAGACCCACAAGACGCCATAGACCTCGGGCGGCCGCCGGCTGCCCGACCGGAGTTCCCGTGACCGTTTTACCGCACCCGACAGCCAGCCGGCCGCCAGCCCAATCGCTTCGCGAGCACATCTCGCGGACGCTCAGGCTGGCGGGCCCGGTGATTGTCGCACGCTGCGGCATCCTGGTGATGGTCTCGACCGATACCATCATGACCGGCCGTGCCGGCGGCCAGGAACTGGCCTATCTCGCCATGGCCTATTCGATCCAGGTCGCCATGCTCGTCCTGGGCGTCGGATTGATGGGCGGCGCGGCCATCCTGGTGTCCCAGGCGGATGGCGCCGGCAACCAGAAGGGCTGTGGCAACATCCTATGGATCGCCGTCGCCAATGCGGTCACCCTGGGGTCCCTGTTCGCCGTCCTTCTGCTTTGGAGCGAGGATATCCTGCTGCTGTTCGGGCAATCGCCGGATCTGGCAGCGGGCGGCGGCGATGCCATGGCGATGTTTGCTCCCGGCATGCCGGCCGTTTACATGTTCACCGCCGGCATCATGTTTCTGGAAGGGTTGAGCCGGCCCCGGCCAGGCATGATCGTGATGCTGGTGGCCGTTGTCTTGAACTTCGGTCTGAACTGGCTCTTCATTTACGATCACGTGGCTTTCGTTCCCGGCGGCGCAGCCGGCGCCGTTCTGGCGACGAGCTTGACGCGTTGGTTCATGGTGTTCGCGTTGTTCATTTACATCCTGACCATGCGTGACGGCGACAGCTTCGGCGTGCGCCGACCGGTACGCGACCGCTGGCACCTGGAAAAACGTTTTCTAAAGCTCGGGGTACCGCTGGCACTGTCCTACGGATTCGAAACGACGGCCTTCATGAGCCTGACCATGATGGCCGGCTGGCTGGGCGCAAGTCAGGTCGCGGGCTTTCAGGTGACCGGCAACGTCATCGGTCTTGCGTTCATGGTCGCCATCGGGATGTCGGCGGCGACGGCCGTGCGTGTCGGCAACGCCGTTGGGCGTCACGATATGCCAGGTCTGCGGACCGCCGGCTGGGTTGGCACTGGCCTGATCGTGGTCATCATGATCGCGGTCGGCGCACTGGTCCTGGGTTTCGCCGACGTTATCGCAGGGATCTATACCAGTGACGCCGGCGTCCTTGTCGTTGCCATTCCTGCCTTGACCTTGGCAGCATTCCTGCTGGTGGCCGACGGCCTCCAAGGAGTCTTGATCGGCGCCCTTCGCGGCGCGGGCGATATCTGGCCGACCACCTGGATCGGCTTGGCCGCGTTCTGGCTTCTGATGGTGCCGGCCGGTTACGCGCTTGGTATCGCGCTCGACCTGAAGGTCCAGGGATTGCTCATCGCCGAGCTCATCGGCGTCGGCGCCGCATCAGTCCTGCTCGCTTGGCGATTTCGTGTGATCTCGCAACGCGACATCGCGCCCGTGTGACACCGGCATCATTTCTTTAGGAGGAAATCGGTTTCGCCGCAGGTCTTGCCATTGATCGCGAGCTCAAAGACATGCCGACCTGGATGGTGCGTCCGTGTCGAGAAGTCCTTGAACGTCTGACGCTTTTCGATCGTCTGGCGCCCTCCCGCCTCCAGCACGACTTCGCAGAGCTTGAAGACCTTGCGCGATGGCCGGCCCGATGCCTTGACGTAGTGGATGGCATAGTCGACCGCGAGCTTTTGGTCGCGGCGGGCGCGTGAGACAACGTCGAAGCTGAAGGTGACGGTGTCACCGAGATTGATGCGTTTCGGTGCAGCTTTCAGCTTCTCGACGGTTAGGCGCGGTTTCGATTCAAAGCCAAACAGGGCGAACGACCGCGGGTGCCCAGCCTTAATCAGGCTGCGCGCGCCGTGACGGACGATCCATGCGGTACGCTCGTCTTGCCGGTCCCACGCTTCGACCCAATCCAGCATGATCTCCGGATTGTCCTTTGAGATGTCGTTCAGGTGATTGGCCACGGACTTGCGAACATAGAGCTCGGGGTCAGCCTTCAGCGTGTCCAGTATGGGAAACACCGGCGTCGGATCGTCGATGAGCGCATCCAGCCGTGATGACCAAGGAAGACGCGGCCTGCAACCTTCGCTCGTCAGACGGCGAACATGATGATTGTCGTCCTTGGCCCAACGCGTCATCACCTTGAGGGTTCCCGCCAAATCCTGCTCGATAAACGGTCTGATAGCCGACTCCGACGTGGAGAACCGGGTCAGATACTTGAGCGCCTCAAGCGATCGTTTGCGATCGTCGAGGCCGTAGAGACCGACAAACTCTGGTGCGAACATGCCGCGAAACTGACCGTCATAGCGTGGCGCGACCTCACACAAGATATCTAGCGCCCGCCCATAATCCGGCGGCAGGTAGCGACGGCACAGCTCGGCGGTACGGAGCAGTCGTTGTTTAAGCTCAAGCGCGTCCAGGCCATCAGTGGCCGCGTCAACGAACGCGCGTTGATCGAGCGCCGGGTGAGCCTTGCCCAGCGCCGATGCCAGGTCCTCGTAGAACGTCTTGTCAAACCAGTTCTTAAGTTCTTCAGGCATCGCCTTGACCCCAATCCTAGACGCCGGCGTGACGGTAGTAGGACCATAAGAGGCGCGCCGCCACCGCCCGCCACGGCCGCCACGGCTCAGCCAGCACTTCCATCGCCGCGGCGTCCGGACGCTGCGGCAACGCGAACACCTGCTGCGCTGCGCTGCGCAAGGCGACGTCGCCACCGGGCCAGGCGTCGGGTCGTCCCAGACAGGTCAGAAGGTAGAGTTCGGCCGTCCACGGCCCAATGCCCGGCAGCGCGATCAGCGCCTTGCGCGCCGGCCCGTCATCCATGGCCGTCAACGCGCCCAGATCAAACTGGCCGTCGACAATCTGCTCGGCGATCGCCAAACAGGAACGCGCCTTGGCGAAGGTCAGGCCGGTGTCACGCAGAGCCTGCTCGTCGAGAGCCGCGATGGATGACGGCGACACGGCCCCCGTGCGTTGCTCCAGCCTGACCCAGGTCGCCCCGGCGCTGGTCAATGAAACGTGCTGGTAGACGATCATCCTGATCAGCGATGCAAAACCACCAGCCTCGCGCCTGAGCGGTGGATCGCCCGTCGCAGCATGGACGGCGGCAAAGCGCTTCTCCAACGCGCCCAGGCAAGCAATGCCGTGGCGCAGGTCATCCATGGTATCGATCGGCCTGCTCATGCCGGGGTTACCGTGGACACCATTGCGCCCGCCGCGCAGATGACCACAATAGCGGGCATCTCATCGTCGAATCGTTCAGGGAGGTGCACGTCATGTCTGGCGAAACTGTCACAGTTCCGGCGCGCGGCGGCAAGGCCGCACATGTCAAAAAAGGCCAGCACATCAAGATCATCAACACCCATGGCGAACAGGTCGTCGATACCTGGGCGTTCAATGCCGAGGATGTCGCGGAGTTCATGGCGATGGACGCGACCCGCGCATACAACCAGCGCATGGTGCCAAAGGTGGGCGACCACCTGGTCACCAACCAGCGCCGCCCGATCCTGACCCTTATCGAGGACACCTCGCCCGGCGTGCATGATACCCAAATGGCGGCCTGCGACCGCTGGCGCTATGGGCTTCTGGGGGTCAAGGACTATCACGACAACTGCGCCGACAATCTAACCGCCGGCTTGGACGAACTTGGCCTGAAGGAAACGCACACGCCGGCACCGCTCAATCTCTTTATGAACATCCCGTGGACGCCCGATGGTGGTCTGTCCTTCGAGGCGCCGGTCACGAAACCCGGCGACTACGTCGTCTTCAAGGCTGAGATGGACTGCGTTGTCGCCATGTCCGCCTGCCCGCAGGACATGTTGCCAATCAACGGCAAGGGCGGCGAACCGACCGAGGCGCATTTCGAAGTCTACTAGTCCGACACCGGGCAAGCCCGTTGCCGATCGAGAGTTTCTGGTTCTACGCCGCCGCTGTACCGGCGGTGCTGATTTCGGGCGTCTCGAAAGGCGGGTTTGGCGGCGGACTTGGGATTCTTGCCGTCCCGCTGATGGCGATGAGCGTGTCGCCGATCGAGGCGGCGGCCGTCATGGCGCCCGTGCTGTGCGCCATGGACATCTTCGGTCTAAAATCGTATTGGGGCACCTGGCAGCGCCGGATGATACTGCTGATGGTGCCGGGCGCCTTTGTCGGTATGGGCCTGGCCGCCCTAACCTTCGGCACCATCGATGAGGCGAGCATCCGCCTGATCATCGGCGGTATCGCGCTGGCTTTTTCGCTTAACTACTGGCTACAGCGCATCGCGCCGTTGACACGCCTGCCGATGCCAACCTGGCTGGGACCGGCCGCCGGCGCCGTTTCCGGCTTCACCAGCTTCATCGCGCATGCTGGTGGGCCGCCGGTCCAGGTGTTCCTGCTCGCGCAGAACCTAGACAAGACACTTTATGTCGGCACCACCGTCGTCTTCTTCACGGTCATCAACTACATCAAGCTTGTGCCCTATGCCGGGCTGGGCCTGTTCACCGAGACCACACTCCTCACCGCGCTCGTCCTGGCGCCGCTCGCGCCCATCGGCATGTGGATCGGTTTCCGCCTGCACGGGCGCGTTCCGCAGGAGCTGTTCTATCGCCTGTGTTACGGCTTTCTTGTGATTGTCGGCATCAAGCTCGTCCTTGATGGGCTAGGTCTTTAAACGCAAAAAAAGGGCCCCGGAGAGACCGGAGCCCTTTGTCTGACGTCAGTATCTTGCCGAACTACTCGGCGGCGTCGGCGGCCGCGGCGGCCGCTTCTTTCGGCTGGAAAATACAGAAGATTTTCTTCACGAAACCCGTGCTGTCCCACTGATAGGTGATGCCCTTGGGCACCAGGAACGTGTCGCCGGCCTTGTAGGTCGTCTTCGCACCGTTGTCGTCGGTCAGCGTGACCTCGCCTTCCAGGATGTGCATCAGCTCGTTCCTGGGGAACGGCAACGGTTTGGTATGCATTTCCGTTGTCGTCCAGATGCCGACGGTCAATTGTTCGGTCGCGTCCTGGAAATAGACCTTCACGGTCTGCTCCGGCACATCACCGACATAGCGCGAGGTATCCTGCTCGCCGACCGGCGCCAGATCGTCAGCCGGATTGGGCAGGCGCACGTTAAGCGCGTCATCCCCCAGCACATCGCCGGACGGATCGTCGTGGATCACGTAGAACTTCAGGATGTCTTCGGTCTGCTTCCACGTGCACGGCATGCCCTTGGGGATCACGAAGCTCTCGCCCGCTCGGATGGTGTGCTCGTCGCCATTCTCGTGGATGATGGTGACCGATCCGTCCAGCACCAGCATAAACTCGTTGACGTCATAGGGACCGGGCTTCGCCGTCATCGGCGTGCAGTGCCAGACGCCAGCGGTCAAGGTGCCGGTATCGTCAGTGAAATAGTTGTGGCCGGACTGGACCGGCGTGCCCGCAGTCAGCGAGGACTGTGGAATTTCCTCCCATTCGACCATACCGGTGTCGGCTGGCCCGCCGTTCTCGAACTTCAGGACCTTCAGATCACTCATCGTCGTTTCTCCATCGTGGATTGCCCGGTGACGCGGCGACGCCACCTCCCGGCGTGCTTGGCCGGAAGTCGATCTCATACTTGCGCTTTTCGGCGGGTTTGGCGAGTCCCCGGCAGCGGATTGTCCGACGGCAACAATTCGGTCGGTGCACAGCCGATTTCTGGTTAGTCTTGGACGATTCCCAGACTGCCGGAGCAGAGCCGATGACCACAGGCGCCGCCCTTCAACTTAGCCGCGACAAGCTGCTGCAAGCCTACCGCACGATGCGGACCATACGCGACTTCGAGGAGCGCGTGCACGAGGAGTTCGAGGCAGGCCATCTGCCCGGTTTTGTCCACCTTTATGCCGGCGAAGAGGCGTCCGCGGTTGGGGTCTGCCTCAACCTGGATGATGAGGACAAGATCTGCTCGACCCATCGCGGGCACGGCCACTGCATCGCCAAGGGCTGCGATGTCACGGGCATGATGAAGGAGCTTTGGGGCGCTGCCGACGGACTGTGCGCCGGTAAGGGCGGTTCCATGCATATCGCCGATCTGTCAAAGGGCATGATGGGCGCCAACGCCATCGTCGGCGGCGGGCCACCGCTTGCCTGCGGCGCCGCGCTTGCCGCCAAGACGCTGAAGAACGGCAAGGTCGCGGTGACGTTCACAGGCGATGGCGGTTCCAACCAGGGTACGACGTTCGAAAGCATGAACTTCGCGGCCGTGTTCGATCTGCCGGTGATCTTTGTTTTTGAGAACAACGGCTACGCCGAATCAACCGCGTCCTCCTGGTCGGTCGCCTGTGGTGACATCGTCAATCGGGCCGAAGCGTTCGGCATGCCGGGCATGCAGGTCGACGGTTTCGATTTCTTTGCCGTCCACGATGCTGCCGCCGAGGCGGTCGAACGCGCGCGCACCGGTGGTGGCCCCAGCCTGATCGAGGTCAAGTTCGGCCGCTTCTATGGCCACCATGAAGGCGACAATCAGTCCTATCGCGGCAAGGACGAGGCCGCCAATCTGCGGGCCAACCATGACTGCCTGAATCTGTTCCGACAGCGAGTCACCGAAGCGAGCCTGCTGGAAAGTGCTGACCTCGACTCAATTGATACCGAGGTCGCTGCGCTGATCGACCGCGCGGTCCAAGACGCCCGTTCGGCGCCCAGACCGACGCCGGAACAACTGACCACCGATGTTTACGTGAGCTATTGAGGGAGGCGGGCCATGGCACGGACACTAAGTATGCGGCAGGCTCTATCGGAAGCCTTCCATCAGGTCATGGAGGAAGACGAACGCGTTATCATGCTGGGCGAGGATATCGCCGGCGGCAAAGGCGCGCCGGGCGACCAAGACGCCTGGGGGGGCGACATGGGCATCACCAAGGGCCTGCAGCCGCGCTTCGGCGAAGAGCGCGTGCTGGATACGCCGATCAGCGAGTCCGCGATTATCGGTTCGGCGGTCGGCGCGGCAACGTGTGGGCTAAGACCCATCGCCGAATTGATGTTCGTCGACTTCATGGGTGTCTGTTTCGATCAGATCCTCAATCAGGCGGCCAAGTTCCGCTATATGTTCGGCGGCAAGGCCGAGACGCCTGTCGTCATCCGCACCCAGATTGGCGCGGGCTACAACGCCGCGGCTCAGCATAGCCAGTGCCTCTATCCGATCTTCGCCCACATTCCCGGTATCAAGTGCGTTGTTCCGGCGTCGGCCTATGACGCCAAGGGCTTGATGATCCAGGCGGTGCGCGACGATGACCCCGTGATCTTCTTTGAGCACAAGGTCATGTACGACGAGGTCAGAGACGAGGTGCCGGAAGAGCCCTACACCATACCGTTTGGCGAGGCGAACATCGTGCGTGACGGCGGCGACTGCACGATCGTCGCCATGGCGCGCATGGTGCACAAGGCCAAGGAGGCCGCCGATGCGCTCGCCAAGGACGGCATCGAGTGCGAGATCATCGATCCACGCACGATCTCGCCGCTGGACGAAGACACGATCCTGGAAAGCGTCGAGAACACCGGACGCCTGGTCGTCGTCGACGAGGCCTATCCGCGCTGCAACATGGCGACGGATATCTCGGCCCTGGTCGCACAACAGGGGTTTGCCGACCTGAAGGCGCCGATCGAAATGGTGTCGCCACCGCATGTGCCCGTACCCTTCGCACCGGAGCTTGAGGAGGCGTTCATTCCGACGCCTGAAGGGATCGCCAAGGCCGTACGCAAAACCGTGGGCTACGCCGGATGAGTGAGAACGGTATCGTTGCCATAACCGTGCCCAAGTGGGGCATGGCGATGGACGAAGGCACGGTCACGGCTTGGCATATCGACGAAGGCGGCACGGTCGAGGCCGGCGACGAGGTGCTGGACGTCGAGTCGACCAAGATCGCCAACGCGATCGAGGCCAAGCAAGCAGGCGTTCTGCGTCGCCAGGTCGCGGCGGTCGGTCAGACACTGCCGGTCGGCGGCCTGCTTGGCGTCATTGCGCCAGCAGATGTCGGTGACGCTGAGGTCGATACGTTCATCGACGGGTTTGTGGTCGTCGCGCCGGACGACGATGAAGCGGAAAGCGGGCCGCAACCCCAATCGATTGGGGTTCACGGCCAGACGATCCAGTACCTGGTGCATGGCGAAGGTGGCGTGCCGATCCTTCTCATTCACGGGTTCGGCGGCGACATCAATCTATGGATGTTCAATCAACCGATCCTGGCCGATACGCGCGCGGTCTACGCGCTGGATCTCCCCGGGCACGGCGGCTCAAGCAAGGATGTCGGCGACGGCAGCATCGCGTTTCTGGCCCAGGCGACAATCGGCACCATCGATGCCCTCGGTCTCGAAACGTGCCACCTGGTCGGCCACTCCATGGGCGGCGCGGTCGCCATGCAGGTCGCCCTGGACCACCCCGAGCGCATTGCATCCATGACCTTGATCGCTCCCGCCGGTCTGGGGCCGGAGATCAACGGTGCTTACATCGCCGGGTACATCGCGGCGGAACGACGCAAGGACATGAAACCGATGGTCGCCCAGTTGTTTGCCGACCAGTCACTGGTCACCCGCCAAATGGTGGAAGATGTGCTGCGCGCCAAGCGCATCGACGGCATCAACGCCGCACTGGCGACAATTGCCGCGGCACAGTTCGACGGCGACCGCCAAAAGCTCGACCTGAGTGATCAGGCCGGTCGCCTGGACCTGCCGAAACAGGTCCTGTGGGGCGCCGACGACCACATCATTCCGGTGTCGCATGCGAACCATCTTAGCGGCGCGAACGTCACCATCCTGGATGGCGCCGGACATATGCCGATGATGGAAAAGACGCCAGACATCAATCAGACGATCGCGGCATTCGTCGCATCACAGGTATAGGCCACGCGCGCCCTAGAACAAAAAAGAGGCCGGGCGTCGCCGCCCGGCCTCTCTTCCATCTTCTATCGACAAGCGACTACATGGACGCCTGATCCGTCCAAGCCTTGACCTTGTCAGGATTGTTGTCGAGCCACTCGTTGACGACCTCGATCAGGTCGCGGCCCTTGTCGTCGATCTCCGACATCATCTGAGCTTGCTCGTTGTTGTCGATCGAATAGACCTCGATCAGGTTCCAAGCTGCGGGATGCGAATCCTGCAGGCCCTTGTTGACGACCTTCCAGATCTCGGCGCCACCCCAATCGCAGTCATAGGTCGCGTCCGGGTTCAGGCCGAGCGAAGCATCGTCGTGGCAGCCGTCGTAATACTCCGGCAGATAGACACGCTCCATGTCGACCTGGGCGTGCAGCCAATGCGGTTCCCAGAACATGGTCAGCAACGGCGCTTCACGTTCAACGGCGGACTTGATCTCAGCGATGATCGCACCCTCGCCGCCCGACGGGATCGAGACATAGTCGAGGTCGAGCGCGGCGATACGCTGGGCATTGGTATCACCCCAGTCGGCCGGATAGTCGAGGAAACGACCAGACGGTGCCGTGTCAGCCGTCGAGAATAAGTCAACACAGTCGTGCAGCGCTTCCCAGTCCGGCAGACCCGGGCACATGTCGATGACGTAGGAAGGAACGTACCAGGCTTCCTGAGGCCGCAGGCCGGACTCGCCGAGCACCTGGACGTTGCCCGTATCCATCGCCGCATCGAAACCTTCGCCAATGTTGGAGCTCCAGATCTCCAAGGTCGCGTCAAGATCGCCATCGGCCAGCGCGGTGAGCTGCGGATAGTAGCCGGCGGTCACGTATTCGACGTTATAGCCCATGCGTTTCAGGACCTCGCCGGCAACCGTCGTGCTGACGTGCTGACCGGTCCATTCGTTCATGGCGAGTTTAATCGGCTCGTCCGATTCCGGAACGCTCTGCGCCTGCGCCGAGACCGCAAGGCCCAAGGCGAGAGCGCCAGCAGCAACGGCCGACGAGAGTTTTAGTACGAGATCCATGTAGTTGCCTCCCAGTGAACGGATCATAAAGATACCTAATCTTGGTATCCTCTCAGTAGATTCTATGCGCC containing:
- a CDS encoding thiamine pyrophosphate-dependent dehydrogenase E1 component subunit alpha encodes the protein MTTGAALQLSRDKLLQAYRTMRTIRDFEERVHEEFEAGHLPGFVHLYAGEEASAVGVCLNLDDEDKICSTHRGHGHCIAKGCDVTGMMKELWGAADGLCAGKGGSMHIADLSKGMMGANAIVGGGPPLACGAALAAKTLKNGKVAVTFTGDGGSNQGTTFESMNFAAVFDLPVIFVFENNGYAESTASSWSVACGDIVNRAEAFGMPGMQVDGFDFFAVHDAAAEAVERARTGGGPSLIEVKFGRFYGHHEGDNQSYRGKDEAANLRANHDCLNLFRQRVTEASLLESADLDSIDTEVAALIDRAVQDARSAPRPTPEQLTTDVYVSY
- a CDS encoding acetoin dehydrogenase dihydrolipoyllysine-residue acetyltransferase subunit encodes the protein MSENGIVAITVPKWGMAMDEGTVTAWHIDEGGTVEAGDEVLDVESTKIANAIEAKQAGVLRRQVAAVGQTLPVGGLLGVIAPADVGDAEVDTFIDGFVVVAPDDDEAESGPQPQSIGVHGQTIQYLVHGEGGVPILLIHGFGGDINLWMFNQPILADTRAVYALDLPGHGGSSKDVGDGSIAFLAQATIGTIDALGLETCHLVGHSMGGAVAMQVALDHPERIASMTLIAPAGLGPEINGAYIAGYIAAERRKDMKPMVAQLFADQSLVTRQMVEDVLRAKRIDGINAALATIAAAQFDGDRQKLDLSDQAGRLDLPKQVLWGADDHIIPVSHANHLSGANVTILDGAGHMPMMEKTPDINQTIAAFVASQV
- a CDS encoding urea carboxylase-associated family protein — translated: MSGETVTVPARGGKAAHVKKGQHIKIINTHGEQVVDTWAFNAEDVAEFMAMDATRAYNQRMVPKVGDHLVTNQRRPILTLIEDTSPGVHDTQMAACDRWRYGLLGVKDYHDNCADNLTAGLDELGLKETHTPAPLNLFMNIPWTPDGGLSFEAPVTKPGDYVVFKAEMDCVVAMSACPQDMLPINGKGGEPTEAHFEVY
- a CDS encoding cupin domain-containing protein — protein: MSDLKVLKFENGGPADTGMVEWEEIPQSSLTAGTPVQSGHNYFTDDTGTLTAGVWHCTPMTAKPGPYDVNEFMLVLDGSVTIIHENGDEHTIRAGESFVIPKGMPCTWKQTEDILKFYVIHDDPSGDVLGDDALNVRLPNPADDLAPVGEQDTSRYVGDVPEQTVKVYFQDATEQLTVGIWTTTEMHTKPLPFPRNELMHILEGEVTLTDDNGAKTTYKAGDTFLVPKGITYQWDSTGFVKKIFCIFQPKEAAAAAADAAE
- a CDS encoding alpha-ketoacid dehydrogenase subunit beta, giving the protein MARTLSMRQALSEAFHQVMEEDERVIMLGEDIAGGKGAPGDQDAWGGDMGITKGLQPRFGEERVLDTPISESAIIGSAVGAATCGLRPIAELMFVDFMGVCFDQILNQAAKFRYMFGGKAETPVVIRTQIGAGYNAAAQHSQCLYPIFAHIPGIKCVVPASAYDAKGLMIQAVRDDDPVIFFEHKVMYDEVRDEVPEEPYTIPFGEANIVRDGGDCTIVAMARMVHKAKEAADALAKDGIECEIIDPRTISPLDEDTILESVENTGRLVVVDEAYPRCNMATDISALVAQQGFADLKAPIEMVSPPHVPVPFAPELEEAFIPTPEGIAKAVRKTVGYAG
- a CDS encoding MATE family efflux transporter; the encoded protein is MTVLPHPTASRPPAQSLREHISRTLRLAGPVIVARCGILVMVSTDTIMTGRAGGQELAYLAMAYSIQVAMLVLGVGLMGGAAILVSQADGAGNQKGCGNILWIAVANAVTLGSLFAVLLLWSEDILLLFGQSPDLAAGGGDAMAMFAPGMPAVYMFTAGIMFLEGLSRPRPGMIVMLVAVVLNFGLNWLFIYDHVAFVPGGAAGAVLATSLTRWFMVFALFIYILTMRDGDSFGVRRPVRDRWHLEKRFLKLGVPLALSYGFETTAFMSLTMMAGWLGASQVAGFQVTGNVIGLAFMVAIGMSAATAVRVGNAVGRHDMPGLRTAGWVGTGLIVVIMIAVGALVLGFADVIAGIYTSDAGVLVVAIPALTLAAFLLVADGLQGVLIGALRGAGDIWPTTWIGLAAFWLLMVPAGYALGIALDLKVQGLLIAELIGVGAASVLLAWRFRVISQRDIAPV
- a CDS encoding DNA alkylation repair protein, whose amino-acid sequence is MPEELKNWFDKTFYEDLASALGKAHPALDQRAFVDAATDGLDALELKQRLLRTAELCRRYLPPDYGRALDILCEVAPRYDGQFRGMFAPEFVGLYGLDDRKRSLEALKYLTRFSTSESAIRPFIEQDLAGTLKVMTRWAKDDNHHVRRLTSEGCRPRLPWSSRLDALIDDPTPVFPILDTLKADPELYVRKSVANHLNDISKDNPEIMLDWVEAWDRQDERTAWIVRHGARSLIKAGHPRSFALFGFESKPRLTVEKLKAAPKRINLGDTVTFSFDVVSRARRDQKLAVDYAIHYVKASGRPSRKVFKLCEVVLEAGGRQTIEKRQTFKDFSTRTHHPGRHVFELAINGKTCGETDFLLKK
- a CDS encoding sugar porter family MFS transporter encodes the protein MADLSSNVPGTEPGGQGGVTILYVIAAMCAMSGLLYGYNLGVIAGAILFVVDRFDLTDTWEDATVSASLLGAMIGAVVGGKLADKFGRRRIVILGAAIGLAGALTSALAPTFEILFAGRLIAGLSIGTLTCVTPLFVAELSPSHLRGRLGTLFSVALTAGLLTSFFSDFAFRASDHGWRWMFAMGVAPAVLLIAATLALPESPRWLVVRDRIDKARDVLRRISGTQKVDHDIAEIKDGLSAQTGRWSDLILPVFRLALIAGMGLAVIRHATGVAIATFWAPELFGLAGFSDRSVELMGTVGVGAVYFVFGLVGLSLVDRLGRRPLMLWGLTGMGLMLFTLAAVFLSPQLGGVASWIAVIAFLLFVATFTAGPGVVVFLLISELLPLQIRALGTGLANLVLWGTYLVSTLSFPILIDLVGDPGTFATYGLLVVASWIFVYKLIPETKGRSLEDIESHWRAPKTHKTP
- a CDS encoding DNA-3-methyladenine glycosylase 2 family protein → MSRPIDTMDDLRHGIACLGALEKRFAAVHAATGDPPLRREAGGFASLIRMIVYQHVSLTSAGATWVRLEQRTGAVSPSSIAALDEQALRDTGLTFAKARSCLAIAEQIVDGQFDLGALTAMDDGPARKALIALPGIGPWTAELYLLTCLGRPDAWPGGDVALRSAAQQVFALPQRPDAAAMEVLAEPWRPWRAVAARLLWSYYRHAGV
- a CDS encoding sulfite exporter TauE/SafE family protein, whose translation is MPIESFWFYAAAVPAVLISGVSKGGFGGGLGILAVPLMAMSVSPIEAAAVMAPVLCAMDIFGLKSYWGTWQRRMILLMVPGAFVGMGLAALTFGTIDEASIRLIIGGIALAFSLNYWLQRIAPLTRLPMPTWLGPAAGAVSGFTSFIAHAGGPPVQVFLLAQNLDKTLYVGTTVVFFTVINYIKLVPYAGLGLFTETTLLTALVLAPLAPIGMWIGFRLHGRVPQELFYRLCYGFLVIVGIKLVLDGLGL